In the genome of Dehalococcoidia bacterium, the window TCGCCTGAGCAGGGAGACCGGCCTTGACGACGCCAAGTCTGATCACGGACGAGCTGCGCGCCCAGATCGGCGTCGAGCAGGAGACGCTGCTGGGCGAGATCACGCTGCTCGATATCCAGCGCTACGCCCTCACCGTTGGCGACCTGAACCCGCTCTACTTCGACGAAGCCTACGCAAAGCAAACGCCGTACGGCGGCATCGTCGCGCCGCCCAACTACCTCACGGCCGTGATCACCTGGGGCGTCGGGCCGCAGGAGGGCGAGCTGAGCAGGGACGGCCTCGGCTTGCGACGCAACGAGCAGGCCGAGGGCAACGCGCGGCGGCGCATGGCCGGCGGCCAGGAGCTGGAGTTTCACCAGCCCGTGCGCCCGGGGGACGTCGTTCGCTGCCTCACGCGCACCGAGAGCATGGAGCAGCGCGAGGGCCGCAGCGGTCCCTTCGTGCTGATCATCACCGAGCAGCGCTACGTCAACCAGCGCGACGAGCTGCTCGTCACCTGCCGCCAGACGGCGATCATGCGCTGAGCGGAGCCACGTTCAATGACCCAAGCCGCGCCGCCGCAGCAACGCCTGTTCATCGAGGACGTGCGTGAGGGCACAGAGATTCCACCGCTCACCAAGCACCCAACGCCGGTGACGCTCTTCCGCTACAGCGCGGTCACCTGGAACGCGCACCGCATCCACTACGACAGGGAGTACGCGCAGACGGAGGGCCACGCCGACGTGCTGGTGCAGGGGCATCTGCACGGCGCCTACCTCGTGCAGATGTTGATGGACTGGATCGGCCCGCGCGGCCTGCTCAAGAAGTTCGGCTGGAGCAACCGCCGGCCGGGATTCGCCGGCGACACGCTCACCTGCCGCGGCCGTGTCACCCGCGTCTACGAAGCCAGGGGCGAGCACCTGGCCGACTGCGAGATCTGGGAGGAGAACCAGCGCGGCGAAGTCTGCGCGCCGGGCACGGCCACGGTCGCGCTGCCCTCGCGCGGCTGAAGGCGCGCCAGGGCACTTACAGATGGTTTCAAAACCGGCTCGAGTTCCCGCTTGTAGGTGTGCGATCGCACCTGAACGCCGGTCTTGAAACCATGTCTTAGAAGCGAATGCGGCCCTTCTCCGCGCGGAGAAGGGCCGCATTCGTTGTGGAACAGCGCAGGTGTGACCTACGACTCCCACT includes:
- a CDS encoding acyl dehydratase yields the protein MTQAAPPQQRLFIEDVREGTEIPPLTKHPTPVTLFRYSAVTWNAHRIHYDREYAQTEGHADVLVQGHLHGAYLVQMLMDWIGPRGLLKKFGWSNRRPGFAGDTLTCRGRVTRVYEARGEHLADCEIWEENQRGEVCAPGTATVALPSRG
- a CDS encoding MaoC family dehydratase N-terminal domain-containing protein — protein: MTTPSLITDELRAQIGVEQETLLGEITLLDIQRYALTVGDLNPLYFDEAYAKQTPYGGIVAPPNYLTAVITWGVGPQEGELSRDGLGLRRNEQAEGNARRRMAGGQELEFHQPVRPGDVVRCLTRTESMEQREGRSGPFVLIITEQRYVNQRDELLVTCRQTAIMR